Sequence from the Mycobacterium florentinum genome:
CCAGGCCATCCGGCCGAGGTCGTCGAGCCCCCGGCCGGCGGCTCCGCCATAACGGTCCAGGCTTTCGGCTGCCCGCGGAAACCGGGCGCGCAGTACCGCGACGTTGGTCATGTCAGTGTCCCGTTCCGAATCGCACACCGATGGTGGTCAGAATGACGTTGACCGCGTAGAGGGCGACGACGCAGAGCACCACGGTTTCGTTGACGGCGGTGCCCAGGCCCTTGGAGCCGCCGCGCACGGTCAGCCCGCGGTAGCAGCCGACGAGGCCGGCGATCAGGCCGAAGACCGCGGCCTTGACGGTCGCGATGACGACCTCGGGCAGGCCGGTGATCGTGGTCAGGGTGGCCAGGTAGGCACCGCCCGAGACGTTCTGCAGGTAGACCCCGAACAGGTACCCGCCCACCAGGCCGACGGTGATGACCAGGCCGTTGAGCAGCGTGGCGACCAGGGTCGCGGCGATCACCCGGGGCACCACCAGGCGGTGGATCGGGTCGATACCGAGCACCTCCATCGCATCGATTTCCTCGCGGATGGTGCGCGCGCCCAGGTCGGCGCAGATTGCGGTCGATCCGGCACCGGCGACCACCAGCACCGTGGTCAACGGGCCGAGCTGGGTGACCGCACCGATCGCGGCGCCGGCGCCGGACAGGTCGGCGGCACCGAACTGGGCCAGCAGCACGTTGAGCGTGAAGATCAGCAACACGGTCAGCGGGATCGAGACGAAGACGGTCGGCAGGAACGCGACCCGCATGATGAACCAGCACTGCAGGATGAATTCGCGCCACTGGAAGGGCCGGCGGAACAACGCGCGGCCGGTCAGGACACACATCCGGAAGAACCCGCCGATCAGGGTCAGCGGCGTCTCGAGTTGGTCGCGCAGGTAGCCGACCAAATAGGGGCCCCGACCGCCGGTTGACGTCGAAGTCACCACTGCCCCCTCATGCCGGCGCCGCGCGCCCCACGGCGCAGCGAATCGTCTCGCACGCCCCCACCTTGCCCCGGACCCACATGTGTGATCACCGACTCCCTACTGGCAAGTAGTAACGGAGACCACAGGAATGTACCCGATGGCCAAGCAGGTGTGAACCGCATCCGCACAATTAACCCTTCGTCAACAACGGGCAAACGTTACAGTTTCTGTCAGCTTTCCTTTCTCGGCGTGAAATCGCTTGAAGTAGCCTGCTTTTGAACTGTGTCCGCGGACCCGTAGCGAACCCGTAGCTCAGTCTTGAGGACCTTGCCGGCCGGGTTGCGGGGCAGTGCATCGACGATCTCTAGTGCCTTGGGGTGCTTGTAGCGCGCCAGCCGCTCGGTCAGGAACTCGTCCAGGTCGTCGAGCCGCAAGCCATCGCCCGAGACGGCGGCGACCGCGATCGGTACCTCGCCCCATTTCTCGTGGGTACGGCCGATGACCGCGACCTCGACGATGCCGGGATGTCCGGCCAGGACGTTCTCCACTTCGGCGCAATAGATGTTCTCGCCGCCGGAGATGATCATGTCCTTCTTGCGGTCGACCACCCAGACGTAGCCCTCGTCGTCCATCCGGACGAGGTCGCCGCTATGGAACCAGCCGCCCGCGAACGCCTCCGCGGTGGCCTCCGGGTTGTTCCAGTAACCGCTCATCAATGTCGGTGCCCGATAGACGATTTCGCCGACCTCGCCGATCGGCACGTCGTTCATGTTCTCGTCGACCACACGCGCGGCGACCGTCGGGATCACCTTGCCGACCGATCCACGCTTACGGATGGCGTCCTCGCCGAGCAGCATGCAGGTGACCGGAGACATCTCGGTCTGGCCGAACGCGGCCAGAATCTGGGTGCCGGGGAAGGTCGCCGACATCTCCCGCAGCAGCGCGTCCGGAGCGGGGGCGGCTCCCCACGACATGATCCGCAGCCGCAGCTCGCGGGGGCGGGCTTGCTGCTCGGCGCAGACGGCCTGCCATTGGGCCGGAACCAGGAAGATGCCGGTGACCTTTTCGGCCGCCAGCACGTCGAGCAGCTGGCCCGGGTCGAACGCACCGAGGGGATAGATGACCGTGGGCAGGCCCATCAGCAGCCCGCCGAGCAGGTTGCCGACGCCGGCGATGTGGAACAGCGGGACACCGACGAAGCCGACGTCGTTGTTGATGTCGGCGCCGTTGGTGTAGAGCCCGGTCATCGTCTGCCCGGTCAGGTTGGTATGAGTGAGCACCGCGCCCTTGGGACGGCCGGTGGTGCCCGAGGTGTACATGATCAGGGCCGGCGAGTCGTTCGGGACGTCCACCCGCTCGACCGGATCCCCGGGCTCGTCGATCAGGTCTTCGTAGCCGAGCACGTTGCCGTCGCTCGAGCCGCCGGCCACGATGACCGTACGCAGCAGTGGCTGGATGTCGCGGACGCCGGTGGCGACCGGGGCGAGCACCGCTTCGGTGACCATGACCCGCGCCTCGCAGTCCTCGACCAGGAACCCGATCTCGGACGGGGTGAGCCGGAAGTTCAGCGGAACCGCGATACCGCCGAGCATGTTGGTGGCCAGCATCGCCTCGACGAACTCGGGACGGTTCAGCATCAGGATCATGACCCGGTCCCCCGCGCCGACCCCTCGACGGCGCAGGGCTCCCGCCAGCGCACTAACCCGTCGCTGCAGGTCAGACCACGTCAGCGTCCGGCCAGTGAATCGCAGTGCGACGGCCTGCGGCTGCATCAACGCGTGCCGTTCGAGCTGGTTGACCCAGTTCTGCCGGCGGGCCAAATACGGCTGCTCGTTCGGGTGTGACGGCTGCGATGCTTGTGCCTCGTGGCTAGCAAGTTGCGCGGTCAACTAATACCTTCCCTTCACTCGCGCACCGCTTGCGACAGGTTGATATTTGATAAAACATAGTGTTGTGTGGGTCACACTATGGCCTTACCGCCCTGATGACAAGACCCGATACGCCCTGAAAACGCCCTGAAAACGTCCCCGAAAGCCCTGGCTACCGACGTGAACGTACCCGTATCTACGCGACCCCACGGCAGGCGGCGGCAGCTGCGCCGGGCGCAGCTGTCGGACGAGGTAGCGGGCCACCTGCGAGCGGCGATCATGTCGGGGGCGTTGCGCCCGGGGACCTTCATACGCCTCGACGAGACCGCGGCCGAACTCGGGGTCAGTGTGACGCCGGTGCGCGAGGCCCTGCTGAAGCTGCGCGGTGAGGGGATGGTGCAACTGGAGCCGCACCGTGGCCACGTCGTGCTGCCGCTGACCCGCCAGGACATCGACGACATTTTCTGGCTGCAGGCCAGCATCGCCAAGGAACTGGCCGCGGCGGCCACCGATCACATCACCGAGGCCGAGATCGACGAGCTGGAGCGCATCAACAATTCGCTCGTGACGGCCGTCGGCAACAGCGACCCCGAGACCATCGCCGGCATCGAGTTCTCGTTCCACCGCGTCTTCAACCAGGCCAGCGGGCGGATCAAGCTGGCCTGGTTCCTGCTCAACGCAGCGCGGTATATGCCGGTGCTGGTGTACGCGGGCGATCCGCAGTGGGCTGTCGCCGCGGTCGACAATCACCGGCAGCTGATCGCCGCGCTGCGCCGCCGCGATACGGCCGCGGTCATCGAACACACGGTCTGGCAGTTCACCGATGCGGCGGAGCGGCTGACCCAAATGCTCGATGGGGCCGGGATTTTCGGATAGCCCCTAGCCGGCGGCCAGCTGTTCGGCGCGCTTCTTGAGGTTGTCCGCGAGGTGATCGAGCACGTTGTTCAGCATCATCTTCACCATCGGCGCGGGCACCGGCATCGACGGTTCGACGTCGATGTCCACCGTCAACAGGCTCGAGGCGCCCACCTCCACCACGCTGAACAGCTGCTCTTGCTTCTTGAACAGCTCACCCTGCTGCAGCACGGTCTGGATCTGATTCGCGCCCGGGTAGTAGATGGCCTGAATGAAGACTCCCTCGAAGCCTTGATAGGCGGCGTCCAGGCGAATCTGGCTGGGCCGGCCGTCGTCGTAGCGCGCCAGCACCCAGCAGCCCTTGGCCCCGTCGCTCCACTCCGGGTATCGCTCGAAATCCGCGACGATGGCCATGATCGCGGCGGCGTTGGCGTCGACCTCGACGGTTTTGCTCAAAACGGGCATGGGCGAAGCATAGCCGGGTACGCGAAAGCCCCAGCGCGGGGCGCTATCTCGGTTACGCCTCGACGCAGGCCGTCGACAGCAGGGTCCGGATGGGGTCGGGCATCGGGATGGGCTTGCGGCTGACGCGGTCGACGTAGACGTGTACCCAATGCCCGAGCGCGGTGACCGGCCGCGGCTCTTGGCTGTCCTTCGACTCGAACACGCCGAGCCGGTAGGTGACGCTGCTGCGGCCCAGTCGGGTCACGGCCAGGCCCACCTCGAGGCTCTGCGGAAATTGCAGTTCGGAGAAATAGCGGCAGCCCGACTCGGCGACAACGCCCAGCGCCGGCATCGTGGTCGGGTCAAGCCCGGTGCCGACCGTGATCCAGGCGTTGATCGCGGTGTCGAACAATTGGTAATAGACCGCGTTGTTGAGATGGCCGAACATGTCGTTGTCCGCCCACCGGGTGCCCACCGGCCACAGCACCGGGAAGTCGCTGCTGGTGAGCTGCTCTGGTGCCGGCGGAATCATGGCCATGGTGGTATTCCAACATGTTTCGCCCCGGCGTCCCCGCTAGGTGCCGTAGAAGGCGTTCGTCAGGGCGTGGCCCTGCAACCTGAACAGCCGCTCGGAACCCACCCAGTCCGGCAGCAGCGAATCGAAGCCATGGCAGGTGCGTGCGAAGACGTGCAATTCGGTGGAAACCCCGGCGTGCAGGAGCCGCAGCGCGTAGTCGATCGCTTCGTCGCGGAACGGATCGATCTCCGCGCAGGTGATCAACGTCGGTGGTAGATCACGCAATTCGGCGCGCCGTGCCGGCACGGCGTCCGGCGAACCGGGCTGCTCACCCAGGTAGTAGCTCCACATCAGTTCGGCCGCCTCGCCGTCGAAGGCCGGGCTCCTACGAAACTCCGCCTTCGACGCGGTAGCGCGATCGTCGAGCACCGGCTGGTGCAGCATTTGGAACACGACCGCTGGCAACGACCCGTCGGCGCAACGCTGCACCAGGGATGCGGCCAGGGTGGCCCCGGCACTGCTGCCCGCGATGGCCAGCCGGGCCGTATCGACATCCAATTCCGCCGCGCTGCCGACTACCCACTTCAGCACCGTGATCGCGTCGTCGAGCGCGGCCGGGTAGGGATGCTCGGGGGCCAACCGGTAGTCGACCGACACCACCGTGCAACGGCCGCGACGGGCAAGTTCGGCGCATGGCCGGTGGTCGGTGTCGAGGTTGCCCAACGCGAATCCGCCTGCGTGACAATAGACGACCACCGGTGCCGGCGACGGCCCACCGCGATAAATGCGGACCGGAACCGCACCCGCGGCGTGGTCTTCGCTGATCTGCACGCCCGGCAGGTCGGTGAGGTGGGCGGCGTCTCGGCGGCGCTGGTCGAACGGCGCGCGCATCAGCGCGATCGCTTCCGGGGAGAAGGCCGTTCGGGTGGTCGCGACCGCGCGCAGCACGGGGTCAAGCCGTTGCGCGCCATCCAATTCCGTCATTGTTCCTCGGCCGCCCCGTGGTCGCCGGCGAACACGGGTCTGCGTGGGTGGCTGGAGAACATGAAGTCGCCTGCGGTGAACCTGCGCGTCATTTCCCAGAAGCTACGCGCGCTACGTGGCCATTGTGTTACCACGCGCCCGTTCGCGGCACGGAAGTAATTGCTGCACTGGGTCGTCCACACGGTGCCGACCATCCACTGGTCGATCTTGGCGATGAACCGCGCCAAGGCGGACGGCCGCACCGCCACATATGTCTTGCCCCTGCGCCGCATGTACTTCAACGCCCGCACGATGTAGCGCGCCTGGGCTTCCAGCATGAAGATGACACTGTTGGAGCCGACATTCGTGTTGGGCCCGTACAGCATGAAGAAGTTCGGGAATCCGGGAACGGCCATGCCGAGATACGCATGCGCCCCCTCACTCCAGACCTCACGCAGGGTCGTGCCGCCTTCGCCGGAGACATCCAGCTGCCCGAGATAGTCGGCGGCGGCGTAGCCGGTGGCGCAGACCACGACGTCGACGTCGCGTTCGGTGCCGTCCTCGGTGACGAAGGATCGGGCCTTGAGATAGCGGGCCGGACTGGACACCACCTCGACGTTGGGCCGGGTCAGCGCGGGCAGGTAGTCCGAGGAGAACACCAGCCGCTTGCAGCCCATCGGGTGATCGGGAGTCAGCCGCTGCCGCAATTCCTCATCGGCGACCGTCTTTTCCAGCAGGCCGAGGGCAATCGCGGTGAAGTCCTGCGTCTTCTCGCTGCCGTGCTCGATCACCGAGATGTTGGATTCGCTGCGCAGCCACAGCCGGGTGCGGTACAGCTTTTTGGCGAACGGCAGATGGGCGAAGGCCCAGCGTTCCCGTCGGGTGTAGTGCCGATCCGGCTTGGGCAGAATCCATGTCGGCGAGCGCTGCACCGAATACACCTGGCCGGCCACCTTCGCGAGTTCGGGCAGCAGCTGCGACGCCGTCGATCCGGTGCCCAACACGGCCACCCGCGCGCCCGTCAGATCTACCGAATGGTCCCATTGCGACGAGTGCATCACGGTTCCGGTGAACGGCTCCTGCTCGACGAGCTCCGGAAAAAGCGGTCGGGTGAACAGACCGACGGCGGACACCACGACATCGAATCGGTGCTGTTGACCGGTGCTGGTGTTCAGACACCACTGCTGGGCGTCTTCTTCCCAACGCGCCGAGCCGATTTCGGTGCGGAGTTTCAGGTGCGGCCGCAGCCCGTACTTGTCGGCGCAGCGCTCGAAGTAGGCGAGGATCTCGGGCTGGCCGGACCATAGCCGCGACCAATGTGGATTCAAGTCGAAGGAAAACGAATACAGATGCGACTTGACGTCGCAAGCCAGGCCCGGATAAGTGTTGATCCGCCAGGTGCCGCCGACGTCGTCTTCGCGGTCGAAGATGGTGAAGTCGTGAAACCCGGCACGGGACAACAGAATTCCCAGCGCCAAGCCGCCCGGTCCGGCACCGATGATGCCGACCGAGAATGTCTTTTTCATCGAATCTGCAGGCATTGCCCACCATCGACGACGAGTTCCGAACCGGTGATGAACGACGCCGCCTCCGACACCAGGAAGGCCACCGCGTCGGCGATTTCGGTGGGCTGGCCCAGCCGCCCGAACGTCGCCGTCGCGGCCAGCCGGGCCTGCGTGGCGTCATCGAGCATCGAGGTCGCGATCGGCCCGGGGAACACCGCGTTGACCCGGATACCGGACGGGGCCAGCTCGGCCGCCGCGGTCTGGGTCAGACCGCGCAGTGCCCACTTCGACGACCCGTAGGCGCAGTGCGCGGGGAACGGGCGGATCGCTCCGGTGCTGCAGATATTCACGATGGCCGCCTGTTCGGCTTCGCGCAGCTGGCCGAGCGCGGCGCGCATGCCCAGAAATGCGCCCAGACAGTTGACCCGCCAAGCATTTTCGAAGTCCTCTACCGTCTCGTCGCCCAACGCGGCGCGATGCAGCACCCCGGCGTTGTTGACCAGTGCGGTCAGCCGCCCGAACCGCTCCACCGTCTTTTCGACGGCCGCCTCCCACTGCTGTTCGCTGGTCACATCGAGCGCGATCGCGATCACCTCGTCGTCGCCCAATTCGGCGACCACGGCGGCGACGTCCTCGGCGCGCAGATCGCAGGCGGCCACGGAATACCCTTGTTCTCGAAGCTTTTTGGCGATGGCCCAACCCTGGCCGCCCGCGGCACCGGTGACGAGTGCGACGCTCATGATGACGGAACCTCCGGGCTATCGGACAGGCCGTGACTGGTGACGAACTGGCATCGCCGCTGCCGGAAACGCCAGTGGCCGTCGCGTCGGACGAGCTGGTCGTCGTAGAGCGCGGGCCGCAGGTGCAGGTCGCGGGCCCTGACGAACAGGACCTGTGAGCGCGCGGTCGCGGTGCCAGGATCGTCAGGACCGACGTCGATGCGCGACACTCCGGTCAGATGCAGTCCGCACGGCGCATCGCGGAACATCTTGGCGATCGCCTCATGTCCGGCGAAAGTCCGTCCGTAGACCAGGAACTCCCCGTCCGTAGTGAATAACCGCACGCACTCGTCGATATCGCCGGCGTCCAGGGCGAGCGCGTAGCCGGCTATCAGTTCGCGAATCGCGGCTTCGTCGTCGGTCATTGTCCGGTCGCCTCGTGCAGGTGCTCGATCGCCCCGCGCCGCAGCGCGGCCGATTCGGCGGCCAGGGTGATCACCTTGAAGCCGAGGTGCGCCATGGCGTGACCGGTCTTGCCCTCGCTGGCGTGAATCCCGGTGACCAGTCCGGCTTCGGTGGCGACGCCGTGGATGCGCACGATCGCGTCGAGCACTTCCGGATGCCGGGTCGCTCCGACGGGACCGTGACCCAACGAGATCGCGAGATCGGCGGGCCCGACGTAGATTCCGGTCAGGCCCTCGACCGCACAGATGTCGCCGAGATTCGTCAGGGCCGCGGCGGTTTCGATCATCGCGAACACGCTCACCCGGGCCTCGTGCGCGGCAGGGTCCGGCCCCAGGCTGCTACGCAGCGGGCCGAAGCTGCGGACACCCGCCGGCGCGTAACGGGTGGCGGCCACCGCCGCGGCGGCCTGGTCGGCCGATTCGATCATTGCGATGAAGACGGCGTCGGCGCCCGCGTCGAGCACCCGCCCGATCGGAGCCGGGTCGGCATTGGGCAACCGCACCGCGGTCGCGATGGGCACCCGCTCGAGGCGCCGCAGGATGTCGGCGATGTCGGCGTCGTCGAGATAGCCGTGCTGGGCGTCGAATCCGACGTAGTCGTATCCGGCGCGGGCGTATTCCTCCGGTCCGATCAGCGTCGGGCCGGTGATCCAGCCGCCCCAGCTCGGACTGGTCTTGGTCAGCGCCTCACCGAAGATGCTCACTCGGCGATCGCGATCTTCACGCGGTCGGGCACCGGCCGGCACGCCAGGTCGAACGCGCCCTGCGCGTCGTCGACGCCGAAGATGTGCGTGAGATAGGAGCCGAGCAGCTCGGGATGTTCGGCGGCGAAATTGCCGGCGAGCTCGAGAACCCGTCGCCGGTCAAGGGTCACACCGGATTTCAGGGTCAGGTTGTTGCGCAACATGAGACGCATGCTAATCGGGTAGGCCTCGTCGTCGGCGACGCCGAAGTAGAAAACGGTGCCCCCCGGTGCGGTGGCTTCGATCGCGTGTCCCAGGGTGGCCACCTGATGACCGACGGCCTCGATGACGATGTCGGCGCGCTCGGCCGGCGCCAGCTGGCTAACCCAGCGATCGCTGGTCGCGCGCACCACCTCGTCGACACCGAATGTCGTTGCGAGGCTTTGCCGGTCGACGGGGTCGACGCCGGTGACACGCCGGGCGCCGGCCGCCTTGGCGACGTAGGAGAACAGCAGCCCGATCGAACCCTGACCGATGATCGCGACGTGCCGGCCGGCCAGGTCCGGCAGTTGCTCGCAGGCGTAGAGCACACATGCCAGCGGCTGCAGCCCGACTGCCTGCGCGGCGGTCAGGGCCGGGGCGTACGGCGCAAGCCCGTTGCCGTCGCTGATGACTCG
This genomic interval carries:
- a CDS encoding MlaE family ABC transporter permease, producing MVTSTSTGGRGPYLVGYLRDQLETPLTLIGGFFRMCVLTGRALFRRPFQWREFILQCWFIMRVAFLPTVFVSIPLTVLLIFTLNVLLAQFGAADLSGAGAAIGAVTQLGPLTTVLVVAGAGSTAICADLGARTIREEIDAMEVLGIDPIHRLVVPRVIAATLVATLLNGLVITVGLVGGYLFGVYLQNVSGGAYLATLTTITGLPEVVIATVKAAVFGLIAGLVGCYRGLTVRGGSKGLGTAVNETVVLCVVALYAVNVILTTIGVRFGTGH
- a CDS encoding SDR family NAD(P)-dependent oxidoreductase, encoding MSVALVTGAAGGQGWAIAKKLREQGYSVAACDLRAEDVAAVVAELGDDEVIAIALDVTSEQQWEAAVEKTVERFGRLTALVNNAGVLHRAALGDETVEDFENAWRVNCLGAFLGMRAALGQLREAEQAAIVNICSTGAIRPFPAHCAYGSSKWALRGLTQTAAAELAPSGIRVNAVFPGPIATSMLDDATQARLAATATFGRLGQPTEIADAVAFLVSEAASFITGSELVVDGGQCLQIR
- a CDS encoding nuclear transport factor 2 family protein; protein product: MTDDEAAIRELIAGYALALDAGDIDECVRLFTTDGEFLVYGRTFAGHEAIAKMFRDAPCGLHLTGVSRIDVGPDDPGTATARSQVLFVRARDLHLRPALYDDQLVRRDGHWRFRQRRCQFVTSHGLSDSPEVPSS
- a CDS encoding SRPBCC family protein: MPVLSKTVEVDANAAAIMAIVADFERYPEWSDGAKGCWVLARYDDGRPSQIRLDAAYQGFEGVFIQAIYYPGANQIQTVLQQGELFKKQEQLFSVVEVGASSLLTVDIDVEPSMPVPAPMVKMMLNNVLDHLADNLKKRAEQLAAG
- a CDS encoding HpcH/HpaI aldolase family protein, yielding MSIFGEALTKTSPSWGGWITGPTLIGPEEYARAGYDYVGFDAQHGYLDDADIADILRRLERVPIATAVRLPNADPAPIGRVLDAGADAVFIAMIESADQAAAAVAATRYAPAGVRSFGPLRSSLGPDPAAHEARVSVFAMIETAAALTNLGDICAVEGLTGIYVGPADLAISLGHGPVGATRHPEVLDAIVRIHGVATEAGLVTGIHASEGKTGHAMAHLGFKVITLAAESAALRRGAIEHLHEATGQ
- a CDS encoding alpha/beta hydrolase, which translates into the protein MTELDGAQRLDPVLRAVATTRTAFSPEAIALMRAPFDQRRRDAAHLTDLPGVQISEDHAAGAVPVRIYRGGPSPAPVVVYCHAGGFALGNLDTDHRPCAELARRGRCTVVSVDYRLAPEHPYPAALDDAITVLKWVVGSAAELDVDTARLAIAGSSAGATLAASLVQRCADGSLPAVVFQMLHQPVLDDRATASKAEFRRSPAFDGEAAELMWSYYLGEQPGSPDAVPARRAELRDLPPTLITCAEIDPFRDEAIDYALRLLHAGVSTELHVFARTCHGFDSLLPDWVGSERLFRLQGHALTNAFYGT
- a CDS encoding acyl-CoA thioesterase, translated to MIPPAPEQLTSSDFPVLWPVGTRWADNDMFGHLNNAVYYQLFDTAINAWITVGTGLDPTTMPALGVVAESGCRYFSELQFPQSLEVGLAVTRLGRSSVTYRLGVFESKDSQEPRPVTALGHWVHVYVDRVSRKPIPMPDPIRTLLSTACVEA
- a CDS encoding GntR family transcriptional regulator — encoded protein: MNVPVSTRPHGRRRQLRRAQLSDEVAGHLRAAIMSGALRPGTFIRLDETAAELGVSVTPVREALLKLRGEGMVQLEPHRGHVVLPLTRQDIDDIFWLQASIAKELAAAATDHITEAEIDELERINNSLVTAVGNSDPETIAGIEFSFHRVFNQASGRIKLAWFLLNAARYMPVLVYAGDPQWAVAAVDNHRQLIAALRRRDTAAVIEHTVWQFTDAAERLTQMLDGAGIFG
- the fadD5 gene encoding fatty-acid--CoA ligase FadD5, with protein sequence MTAQLASHEAQASQPSHPNEQPYLARRQNWVNQLERHALMQPQAVALRFTGRTLTWSDLQRRVSALAGALRRRGVGAGDRVMILMLNRPEFVEAMLATNMLGGIAVPLNFRLTPSEIGFLVEDCEARVMVTEAVLAPVATGVRDIQPLLRTVIVAGGSSDGNVLGYEDLIDEPGDPVERVDVPNDSPALIMYTSGTTGRPKGAVLTHTNLTGQTMTGLYTNGADINNDVGFVGVPLFHIAGVGNLLGGLLMGLPTVIYPLGAFDPGQLLDVLAAEKVTGIFLVPAQWQAVCAEQQARPRELRLRIMSWGAAPAPDALLREMSATFPGTQILAAFGQTEMSPVTCMLLGEDAIRKRGSVGKVIPTVAARVVDENMNDVPIGEVGEIVYRAPTLMSGYWNNPEATAEAFAGGWFHSGDLVRMDDEGYVWVVDRKKDMIISGGENIYCAEVENVLAGHPGIVEVAVIGRTHEKWGEVPIAVAAVSGDGLRLDDLDEFLTERLARYKHPKALEIVDALPRNPAGKVLKTELRVRYGSADTVQKQATSSDFTPRKES
- a CDS encoding flavin-containing monooxygenase, giving the protein MPADSMKKTFSVGIIGAGPGGLALGILLSRAGFHDFTIFDREDDVGGTWRINTYPGLACDVKSHLYSFSFDLNPHWSRLWSGQPEILAYFERCADKYGLRPHLKLRTEIGSARWEEDAQQWCLNTSTGQQHRFDVVVSAVGLFTRPLFPELVEQEPFTGTVMHSSQWDHSVDLTGARVAVLGTGSTASQLLPELAKVAGQVYSVQRSPTWILPKPDRHYTRRERWAFAHLPFAKKLYRTRLWLRSESNISVIEHGSEKTQDFTAIALGLLEKTVADEELRQRLTPDHPMGCKRLVFSSDYLPALTRPNVEVVSSPARYLKARSFVTEDGTERDVDVVVCATGYAAADYLGQLDVSGEGGTTLREVWSEGAHAYLGMAVPGFPNFFMLYGPNTNVGSNSVIFMLEAQARYIVRALKYMRRRGKTYVAVRPSALARFIAKIDQWMVGTVWTTQCSNYFRAANGRVVTQWPRSARSFWEMTRRFTAGDFMFSSHPRRPVFAGDHGAAEEQ
- a CDS encoding zinc-binding dehydrogenase codes for the protein MWSYRIIAPYEFERTSITEKTADDLSDGQVLLRFLAAGVCGSDLPGFRGAKGRLPGDDGPSAAEKDGFPIHEVAGEVIASRHRQHRVGDRVVGWASGFDGLMERVISDGNGLAPYAPALTAAQAVGLQPLACVLYACEQLPDLAGRHVAIIGQGSIGLLFSYVAKAAGARRVTGVDPVDRQSLATTFGVDEVVRATSDRWVSQLAPAERADIVIEAVGHQVATLGHAIEATAPGGTVFYFGVADDEAYPISMRLMLRNNLTLKSGVTLDRRRVLELAGNFAAEHPELLGSYLTHIFGVDDAQGAFDLACRPVPDRVKIAIAE